In Nocardia sp. NBC_00403, one DNA window encodes the following:
- a CDS encoding ferredoxin has protein sequence MRIVVDLNKCLGYAQCVPLAPDVLKLLGDEALAYDPNPDESQRQRVLRAAAACPVQAIIVETYTPAEGDPM, from the coding sequence ATGCGCATCGTAGTGGATCTGAACAAGTGTCTGGGATACGCGCAGTGTGTCCCGCTGGCGCCGGATGTGCTGAAGCTGCTCGGTGACGAGGCGCTCGCCTACGATCCCAACCCTGATGAATCCCAACGCCAGCGGGTGCTGAGGGCGGCGGCGGCATGTCCGGTTCAGGCAATCATCGTGGAGACCTACACTCCCGCTGAGGGTGACCCGATGTGA
- a CDS encoding OsmC family peroxiredoxin gives MPTRTARTAWTGSLQEGSGQVELASSGVGKYDVSFPKRAADDADGTTSPEELIAAAHSSCFAMALSAQIANAGGTPESLDVTADVTLGPDLDGGFRISGIKLTVRGRVTGLDADGFAAAAAAAKAGCPVSKALTGVDNITLDAALA, from the coding sequence ATGCCCACACGTACCGCGCGCACTGCTTGGACCGGCTCTCTGCAGGAGGGTTCGGGACAGGTCGAGCTGGCCAGCTCCGGCGTTGGCAAGTACGACGTGTCGTTTCCCAAGCGTGCCGCCGACGATGCCGACGGCACCACCAGCCCGGAGGAACTGATCGCGGCGGCACACTCCTCATGTTTCGCGATGGCCCTCTCGGCGCAGATCGCCAATGCGGGCGGCACCCCGGAGAGCCTGGATGTCACCGCCGACGTCACCCTCGGCCCTGACCTGGACGGCGGATTCCGCATCAGCGGCATCAAGCTGACCGTCCGCGGCAGGGTCACCGGCCTCGACGCCGACGGTTTCGCCGCTGCGGCCGCCGCCGCAAAGGCGGGCTGCCCGGTCAGCAAGGCGCTGACAGGCGTCGACAACATCACGCTGGACGCCGCGCTCGCGTAA
- a CDS encoding DMT family transporter, with amino-acid sequence MNWIVLGVAGVVEIIWSQSIKPTENFTRLIPTVICFILGAVAVYLLSRAMQTLPVGTAYAIFTGIGAVGAIGLGIIVNKDPLSAGRILSLSLILGGIVLARVTNPD; translated from the coding sequence ATGAACTGGATCGTCCTCGGCGTGGCCGGCGTGGTGGAGATCATCTGGTCGCAGAGCATCAAACCCACCGAGAACTTCACCCGCCTCATCCCCACCGTCATCTGCTTCATCCTGGGAGCCGTAGCGGTCTACCTACTGTCCCGAGCCATGCAGACCCTCCCCGTCGGCACCGCCTACGCGATCTTCACCGGCATCGGCGCCGTCGGCGCGATCGGCCTCGGCATCATCGTCAACAAGGACCCGCTCAGCGCAGGCAGAATCCTCTCCCTATCCCTGATCCTCGGCGGCATCGTCCTCGCCCGCGTCACCAACCCGGACTGA
- the mhuD gene encoding mycobilin-forming heme oxygenase MhuD — MPVVKINAIEVPEGAGPELEKRFAHRAHAVEGSPGFLGFQLLRPVAGENRYFVVTQWDSEESFAAWRDGPAREAHAGERQKPVSTGASLLEFEVVLDVAAKPAS; from the coding sequence ATGCCAGTTGTGAAGATCAATGCAATCGAGGTCCCTGAGGGCGCGGGCCCCGAGTTGGAAAAGCGGTTCGCTCACCGCGCGCATGCGGTCGAGGGCTCGCCGGGATTCCTCGGCTTCCAATTGTTGCGCCCCGTCGCCGGCGAGAACCGGTACTTCGTTGTCACCCAGTGGGATTCGGAGGAATCCTTCGCGGCGTGGCGGGATGGGCCTGCGCGTGAGGCGCATGCGGGCGAGCGGCAGAAGCCGGTTTCCACGGGTGCGTCGCTGCTGGAATTCGAGGTCGTGCTCGACGTCGCCGCGAAACCCGCTTCCTGA
- a CDS encoding cytochrome P450 — protein sequence MTVETAWAEAMTYDNRADPYPFFAELRKTPVVQVADNLYVVTGYRELLALAHDPRISSDVRRSPLAAHLAGDAEPPAGVEDLQAHGGRQPSIIVSDPPNHDRARRQVMRHFGPPHSPDLIPSMEPGIVGLCNKLLDDIKARESTRFDVVDDYAYPVPVTMICKILGVPRADEPTFHVWIRDLLTGLDLGPDAATDEGRARAAKGRAAGAALRHYLAELIEQYRHQPGDGLLSDLVNDTEGPDGPMSPQEAVSNAQLLLVAGHDSTVNTISNCVMTLLRNPGSFELLRQRPELIPRAIEEVQRLQSAVQFFPSRSATDDIEIADTVIPKGAAVHLMYSAANRDPTRFANPDQYDPERPDNEHVGWGSGIHTCIGGPLARLEVNLTLETFLRRVQSPRLVDDPPPYRRSHIFRGPLHLMIDVDHITD from the coding sequence ATGACCGTAGAGACTGCCTGGGCGGAGGCGATGACCTACGACAACCGCGCCGATCCGTACCCGTTCTTCGCCGAGCTTCGCAAAACTCCCGTCGTGCAGGTGGCCGACAACCTCTATGTCGTCACCGGCTACCGCGAACTGCTGGCGCTCGCGCACGACCCACGGATCAGTTCCGACGTCCGCCGCAGCCCGCTGGCAGCCCACCTAGCGGGCGACGCCGAACCGCCCGCGGGCGTCGAAGACTTGCAGGCGCACGGCGGCCGTCAACCGAGCATCATCGTGTCCGATCCGCCGAATCACGACCGGGCCCGCCGGCAGGTGATGCGCCACTTCGGGCCGCCACACTCGCCCGACCTGATCCCGAGCATGGAGCCCGGCATCGTCGGGCTGTGCAACAAGCTGCTCGACGACATCAAAGCCCGAGAATCAACCAGGTTCGACGTGGTCGACGACTACGCCTATCCCGTACCGGTGACAATGATCTGCAAAATCCTCGGGGTCCCCCGCGCCGACGAACCAACCTTTCACGTCTGGATCCGTGACCTGTTGACGGGTCTGGATCTGGGCCCGGATGCCGCCACCGACGAAGGACGGGCCCGCGCAGCAAAAGGCCGAGCCGCCGGTGCGGCACTGCGGCACTACCTCGCCGAGCTGATCGAGCAATACCGTCACCAGCCCGGAGATGGACTGCTGTCGGACCTGGTCAACGACACCGAAGGGCCGGACGGTCCGATGTCACCGCAGGAGGCGGTATCCAACGCGCAGTTGTTGCTCGTCGCCGGCCACGACTCCACGGTCAACACCATCTCCAACTGTGTGATGACCCTGCTACGCAACCCCGGCTCGTTCGAGCTGCTGCGGCAGCGCCCGGAACTAATTCCACGCGCCATCGAAGAAGTCCAGCGACTGCAGTCGGCCGTGCAGTTCTTCCCCAGCCGCAGCGCCACCGACGACATCGAGATCGCCGACACCGTCATCCCGAAGGGCGCGGCGGTGCACCTGATGTACAGCGCCGCCAACCGCGACCCCACCCGCTTCGCCAACCCCGACCAGTACGACCCCGAACGCCCCGACAACGAGCACGTCGGCTGGGGCAGCGGTATCCACACCTGCATCGGCGGCCCGCTAGCGCGGCTCGAAGTCAACCTCACACTGGAAACATTCCTGCGCCGCGTGCAGAGCCCCCGCCTGGTAGACGACCCACCGCCATATCGCCGAAGCCATATCTTCCGCGGACCCCTACACCTCATGATCGACGTCGACCACATCACCGACTGA
- a CDS encoding NAD(P)/FAD-dependent oxidoreductase, with amino-acid sequence MSAASLVAELVAAFRAEGRIVIVGASLAGLRAAEALRERGFRGKLTVIGDEPHEPYDRPPLSKQVLEGWVHPDHTRLPRRRAVNADWRLGVAATGLDRVNRQVLLANGDKVDYDRLLIATGVRARPWINPREAALEGVFTVRTCDDATRLQAALHAGPRRVLIIGSGFIGSEMASVCCKLGLPVTVTERADGPLVGALGGVIGDIAARMQRDAGVDLRTGVAVEALEADDGGHVRQARLSDGATLDVDVVVASLGSIRNVEWLEGAGLASGFWGVGCDAGCRAFDINGVVTDNIFVAGDIARAPHVLYEYQFISMEHWDNAVSGAQVAANNMINLETERCPHLPLPMFWSAQFGVNIKGVGVCSFGDEIVFTQGSPCERRFAAAYGRQGRIVGAVTFDHGKWLDYYSALIERSAPFPPPPPGYDQPAGATPIPARFPDPRVPTEIPTVVLTGHDPTTRGAEFRRRS; translated from the coding sequence GTGAGCGCGGCATCGCTGGTCGCCGAGCTGGTGGCAGCGTTTCGCGCGGAAGGCCGCATCGTGATCGTGGGCGCCTCGCTGGCCGGGTTGCGCGCCGCGGAAGCGTTGCGAGAGCGCGGTTTCCGCGGCAAGCTCACGGTGATCGGCGACGAGCCGCACGAGCCCTACGATCGTCCGCCGCTGTCGAAGCAGGTGCTCGAGGGATGGGTACACCCCGACCACACCAGGCTCCCGCGACGGCGGGCCGTCAACGCCGACTGGCGGCTGGGGGTGGCCGCCACCGGCCTGGATCGGGTCAACCGCCAGGTGCTGCTGGCCAACGGGGACAAGGTCGACTACGACCGGCTGCTGATCGCCACCGGGGTGCGGGCACGGCCGTGGATCAATCCTCGAGAAGCCGCGCTCGAGGGTGTTTTCACAGTTCGCACCTGCGATGACGCCACACGCCTGCAGGCCGCGCTGCACGCCGGCCCTCGGCGGGTCCTCATCATCGGGTCGGGATTCATCGGATCGGAGATGGCCTCGGTGTGTTGCAAGCTGGGCCTGCCGGTGACAGTCACCGAACGCGCCGACGGGCCGCTGGTCGGCGCGCTGGGCGGGGTGATCGGTGATATCGCCGCCAGGATGCAGCGCGATGCGGGGGTCGACCTGCGCACCGGGGTCGCGGTCGAGGCGCTGGAGGCAGATGACGGCGGCCACGTGCGGCAGGCTCGGCTTTCCGATGGAGCCACCCTCGATGTCGACGTCGTGGTCGCGTCACTGGGCTCGATCCGCAACGTCGAGTGGCTCGAGGGCGCCGGGCTGGCCAGCGGCTTCTGGGGGGTGGGTTGCGACGCCGGCTGCCGCGCGTTCGACATCAACGGCGTAGTGACCGACAACATCTTCGTCGCCGGCGACATCGCGCGCGCCCCGCACGTGCTCTACGAGTACCAGTTCATCTCCATGGAGCACTGGGACAACGCGGTGTCCGGAGCTCAGGTAGCTGCCAACAACATGATCAACCTGGAGACCGAGCGGTGCCCGCACCTTCCGCTGCCGATGTTCTGGTCGGCCCAGTTCGGCGTCAACATCAAGGGTGTGGGGGTGTGCTCGTTCGGCGACGAGATCGTGTTCACCCAAGGTTCGCCTTGCGAGCGCCGCTTCGCCGCCGCGTACGGCCGTCAGGGGCGCATCGTCGGCGCCGTCACGTTCGACCACGGCAAGTGGCTGGACTACTACAGCGCTCTCATCGAGCGGTCGGCGCCGTTCCCGCCGCCACCACCGGGCTACGACCAGCCTGCGGGCGCGACACCGATCCCGGCGCGCTTCCCGGATCCGCGCGTGCCCACCGAGATTCCCACCGTCGTGCTCACCGGCCACGACCCGACCACGCGGGGTGCCGAGTTTCGTCGGCGGAGCTGA
- a CDS encoding FMN-dependent NADH-azoreductase, translated as MSTLLHLDASARRHSISREVSAAFADAWRAENPEGGYRYRDLAADPVPFIGEAWTELCDAVLALGSTDLDRLPELVRTPAQAEAWAIVAPLLAELLAADVILIGTPMYNYSIPASLKAWLDQVTFPRMSLGHRRFVVATARGGAYSPGAPKAAFDYQERYLRDFFAGHFAVHDTVFVNAELANSRQDPLLATKRGEHDASYAAAIDTARNLAKQY; from the coding sequence ATGAGCACACTGCTGCACCTCGACGCGAGCGCCCGCCGTCACTCGATCAGTCGCGAGGTGAGCGCCGCGTTCGCCGATGCCTGGCGCGCCGAGAACCCCGAAGGCGGTTATCGGTACCGGGATCTGGCGGCTGATCCGGTGCCGTTCATCGGCGAGGCATGGACCGAGTTGTGCGATGCGGTGCTCGCCCTCGGCAGCACCGACCTGGATCGGCTCCCGGAACTGGTCCGCACCCCGGCCCAGGCCGAAGCTTGGGCGATCGTCGCCCCGCTGCTGGCAGAGCTACTGGCCGCCGATGTGATCCTGATCGGCACCCCGATGTACAACTACTCGATCCCCGCCTCGCTCAAGGCGTGGCTCGATCAGGTGACCTTTCCGCGAATGTCATTGGGACACCGGCGTTTCGTCGTAGCCACCGCCCGCGGCGGCGCCTACTCGCCGGGCGCTCCCAAGGCCGCGTTCGACTACCAGGAGCGCTATCTGCGCGACTTTTTCGCAGGCCACTTTGCGGTGCACGACACCGTCTTCGTCAACGCCGAACTGGCCAACTCCCGTCAGGACCCACTTCTGGCGACAAAGCGCGGCGAGCACGACGCGTCCTACGCCGCCGCCATCGACACCGCCCGCAACCTCGCGAAGCAGTACTGA
- a CDS encoding CbtB domain-containing protein, which translates to MAIAHSPSRATDSLATLLIAVGVVLLALLTLYLVGFDQGAISRSGMFMHELMHDGRHLLGVPCH; encoded by the coding sequence ATGGCCATCGCGCATTCACCGAGCCGGGCAACCGATTCACTCGCCACACTGCTCATCGCTGTGGGCGTCGTTCTTCTCGCACTCCTCACGCTGTACCTGGTCGGATTCGACCAGGGGGCCATCTCGCGTAGCGGGATGTTCATGCATGAGCTGATGCACGACGGACGTCACCTGCTCGGTGTTCCATGTCACTGA
- a CDS encoding CbtA family protein, with product MSLNSPTSPTLPAAVPLLGSLKTLLLRGLLAGLIAGLLAGTVGYFVGEPKVDAAIAIEEANSAAEAAHAESTAGHSHGDEEEPLVSRSGQKAGQFLALGLAGMAFGAIFAAAAHFARRYTTLSGPKLAIGLAVGGWAAIVAVPFFKYPANPPAVGDPETINDRTWLWVAAVLLGLAAVGIGVFVYKALATQLETFRLIAGVGAFVLIAAVGYILLPGVNEVKADFPATLLWQFRAASLAESATLWAFLGLGFAALTEFATRPSTPVREQVATAG from the coding sequence ATGTCACTGAATTCTCCTACTTCGCCGACTCTGCCGGCTGCCGTCCCACTGCTCGGTTCGCTCAAAACCCTGCTGTTACGTGGCCTGCTGGCCGGCCTCATCGCCGGCCTGCTGGCCGGTACGGTGGGCTACTTCGTCGGCGAGCCCAAGGTGGACGCTGCCATTGCCATCGAAGAGGCCAATTCCGCTGCGGAAGCGGCGCATGCCGAGTCGACCGCAGGGCATTCACACGGCGACGAGGAAGAACCGCTGGTCAGCCGGAGCGGACAGAAGGCTGGTCAATTCCTCGCGCTCGGCCTCGCGGGAATGGCGTTCGGCGCCATCTTCGCCGCGGCGGCGCATTTCGCGCGTCGGTACACCACACTGTCGGGCCCCAAGCTCGCGATCGGCCTGGCCGTCGGCGGCTGGGCGGCGATCGTGGCCGTGCCGTTCTTCAAGTACCCCGCGAACCCGCCCGCGGTGGGTGATCCGGAAACGATCAACGACCGCACCTGGCTGTGGGTGGCGGCGGTGCTGCTCGGCCTCGCGGCCGTCGGCATCGGCGTGTTCGTCTACAAAGCCCTTGCGACACAGCTCGAGACGTTCCGGCTGATCGCCGGTGTCGGGGCCTTCGTGCTGATCGCGGCGGTCGGCTATATCCTGCTGCCCGGCGTGAACGAGGTAAAGGCCGACTTCCCCGCGACCCTGCTGTGGCAGTTCCGGGCGGCCTCGCTGGCCGAATCGGCCACGTTGTGGGCGTTCCTCGGCTTGGGCTTCGCGGCACTCACCGAATTCGCCACGCGCCCTAGCACTCCGGTACGAGAGCAGGTCGCTACCGCGGGCTGA